In Zingiber officinale cultivar Zhangliang chromosome 9B, Zo_v1.1, whole genome shotgun sequence, the genomic window GCTTCACTGACGGTTCCACGCTTTACATCAGCAGGAGGGATAAAACAGTCGATCGAGAGGCCAGGGACATTGAATGCTACTTCGTCAATAGTCCATGCCTCCTCCATCCTAGTCTTGCTGTGGCTCATGGCCACTTCGCCAAACCGGAAAAGATTGACAATTGAACGCCCTGAGTGTGCAATCATCATGCCCTCGACCGGGCGATAGTCATGGATGGAGGAGTTAATGGAGGTCTCCCAGTACACAGCATCACCTCCGGCACTCGACTGAATTCGAGTTAGATGTGAGTCCTCCATGTGAGTGAGAAGCCCAGTCTTTTGGCTGAAGTAACCAAACAAGACATGCCTGATTATCTCAGCAGGGCCTTCACTCCTAGCTTTCAGTGTCTGTGGATCTGCACAAAGCTTAAGGATGAAACAATCCTCCCCATTGACATTCTTCTCACCAATGCACTGTGCATCAGCAAACATGCTCGCTGTGGTCAATGGATCAAGTCCCTACAGCGTTCAATTAGCTTCAATAAAAATTGAATTGATCTAATAATGAAATTAGAGCACACAACATAATTGAGCACGGGGAAGTTTTATGCCTGCAAAGCTCGACGGAGGGGTCGAACAGGGCCCTTGGCGGCATGGGCACCGAGCCAGGGAGTATGGCGCCAGACTAGTTTGCCGTTGCAACCGGCATGGACCTTGCTACCACCGACAGCTAACTCGACGTACCACATCTCTGGCGCCATCTGCCAGAGGACGAACCCACCGGATTCGGCTTCCTTTGTTGCACTCCGGCTCTTGACGATCCCAGTGGCCGTCTCAAACTCTGACGCCAGCATCCTCACCTTCCCCATGGCATATGCATTCCTGATGGAGCTCAACATTTTTAGGCCTCCTGAAGCTGCCGTGTACTGCTGTAGTATGTATTGCGCCGACGATGTTTCCTACCACAGCGGATAATTTGAAGAAAAATCAATAAATTTGCCCGACATCTACCAAAATTGAAGAGTTAATCCAGTCACAAAAACGAAGGTTAATCGATGAAGGGAACATGCATTTATTGCAGGAATTGCAACAAACTGCGGTATTAAATCCCAGATTCTTCGGAAAATCCATCAATGTGAGACATAAAACAATGGGTGCATAAATGCACTCGCCTCAGCCCTGATTGGAGCATTCATTTAATCGCTCAAATTCAATTAGAAATTGTGAATTGATAATGTATTCCACCAACCACGTGAAAGGCAGAGCCTGAAGAGGAAAAGCCGGCATCAATGGCCAAAAAAAACTAAAGTAGGAGAGGAGGATGCTCACAATGGGAGTGTCTTTGATGCTGAGGTGGAGGAGCGGATTGGCGGGCGAGACGTGGACGGGGGCTAGTGGCGCCCCCAGGACGCCGAGAAGGAGGCGGAGGTCCGTGCCGCGGCAGGCGCCTGCAGAAACAGACGGCGCCCGGTGGAACCGGTCCTTCACCCACTGCCCCCACCCCTCTTTCCCCGGATCGCCGCCGCCGCTCTCAGGCCCTTCCTCCAAGGGCGCCAGAATCCCCGACGCCGGCACCAACAGTTCCTCCGGGAACCCCCTCGCTTTCTGTCGCTTCCACCGCTTCGGAAGCAGCAGATCCGCCACGACAGGCGAGTGGTTCCGCTGCGGACTCACCGACCTCGACCTCGACCTCGCCGGCGACAGCCCCCGTGCCATCTCCCCTCGCAGAGCCGAGAGGAACCCGTGCTTCTTCTCCATGTCCTCCCCAAACCCCAAATCCAACCCTAAAGCCACCACAAAGAAATGGAGGCGAAGGCGAAGCTTAGAGAGGAGAAGAGCACGCACCAAATCGGTCAGAAATCTCCAAACTTATGAAGCTACGAAGCGAAGCCGGAGGCAAAGACTAAAATGCTGAAAATTTTCCTTGTAGAGGGGCGAGGGAGAGAAAAAGGCAAGAGTGAGAGAGTGAGAGTTCGTCGCAGAAGAGGATCGAGCGAAGACGACGATAAAGCAGGGGGGCTCGGTTTGAGCCTTTCAAGTGGTGGGAACAGGACGTGGCGGTGCAATATAAGAAAAAACCAGggctcaaaattaaaaaaagtatGAGAGGGGGcaatataaaaattcaaaataccaaGGCGACAACCTACTCCAGTCAATACGGTTTACAACTTACAAGGCAGTGATAAAGACCTATGAGAGGTAAGCTTACCGCAAGGTCATCGAATCTTTTGGGGAAAAAAAAAGATAGCTTCTCTTATGTTTAGTTATCATTAAAAAGGGGCATGGtatatgtattttttaaaaaaatatattattcttACCCAATCGGACAATATTGTTATAATTCTCTGCCGCAACTACTATCGAAATTACTTAAATATTAATCCAAATAATCAATGCATTATGCGATTAATATATTTTAATGTGTTCAATTTTAAATTAGATTTGTAGCTATGTTATTGATATTCACTCAGTAACATGCATATGAAGTTCGCAAAGCTTGTGACCTAATTAGCTCAGGCTGTGATGTTCCAGTAGAGTTCGAAAAAAGATGGTATAAAACATTCGAGGAAGAGAAAAT contains:
- the LOC122025541 gene encoding uncharacterized protein LOC122025541, with the translated sequence MEKKHGFLSALRGEMARGLSPARSRSRSVSPQRNHSPVVADLLLPKRWKRQKARGFPEELLVPASGILAPLEEGPESGGGDPGKEGWGQWVKDRFHRAPSVSAGACRGTDLRLLLGVLGAPLAPVHVSPANPLLHLSIKDTPIETSSAQYILQQYTAASGGLKMLSSIRNAYAMGKVRMLASEFETATGIVKSRSATKEAESGGFVLWQMAPEMWYVELAVGGSKVHAGCNGKLVWRHTPWLGAHAAKGPVRPLRRALQGLDPLTTASMFADAQCIGEKNVNGEDCFILKLCADPQTLKARSEGPAEIIRHVLFGYFSQKTGLLTHMEDSHLTRIQSSAGGDAVYWETSINSSIHDYRPVEGMMIAHSGRSIVNLFRFGEVAMSHSKTRMEEAWTIDEVAFNVPGLSIDCFIPPADVKRGTVSEACELPQSERARSTMAGSNRSKVAALDKSHDVDDDNSSWRVEV